The DNA region CTTCTGATCCCTGCTCAAGCCCGTTGGCAGAGCCATGCCCCGCAACAAGCCCTCGATGCCCGACGCGTTCAGTCGGACCTGGCCAACCGCTGTTTTGATCACTTGGTGTTGGCTGTGAAGCGCTCTAAGCGCCTCTTGGCTCGGCGCCCCTTGCTCGATGGCACGCGCCAGCCGATCCACGGCTCGTCGGCCCTCTTCCAGCTCGCGGCTGCTCTGGGCAACCGCCTGCTCTAGGCTCTTGAGTAGGCCGGTAAGTTGCGCCTGGAACGCGTCGCCGTCCCGTGCCGATCGGACCTGCTCTTTGATGAATCTCAGATTCTTTTCAAAGCCCTCCGGCGCGCTCGGGGCTTTGGGCTGAGATGCCGTGGCAGAGGTGACGCGCGCGGTCGGCAGGTCCTGCGCCGCCAGGGCGTAGTTCCACGGCTCGATCGAAAACCACGTGAAGAAGACCAGCACAACAGCCGCGATCGGTCGAAGGCGGCGCAAGAACAAGGGGTGCATGGGGCCCCAAAGGAGTAGCCGGGAATATAAATACCTTACCGGAGAATGTCAATCAGGAATTTCACACGGCCGTTGTCCCCCCGGTCACGACCGGGATACTCATCACTAGCCCTCTTGCCGGACTTCGTGAATCCAATATAAAAGTACAAGGACCGTGCCCGAGCCGCCGTGCATCTCCCCGAACGTCCTGTGGCAGAAATTTGCTGTGGATATTTGAGAGGTTCCTTTGCTGAATCAGGGAGATCGATGTGTCGCAATCCCCTTCAGGGAATCAGCGATTTTAAAACGACGATTAACCGATTCAGTCCGTTAGTATCCTGCGGCGACAAATTTGCCCGACAAATTTGTCGCTACCGACGAATTGCGCGCCTACGATTCAGTCCTATAACCAGAAACGCCATTTTCAGTCCCAGCCATATCACCCTCCCTCCCTAACCGTGCGTCGCTCTTCCCCTCATTCTGACGGCACACATGACTCCTGATCGTGGTTTGAAATGAAAACGCGCCTTGATCAGTACGAATGTTCAACCGGAAGGCACGCCCACCCCACCATCCTAACTGCTCACGAACAGCTCGAACCTCGTTCCATGGGCTTTGGATTCGAGTTAGCAGTTGGATTTGCCCTCGACGCCTTCTGGTCCTTTGGTATACGAGCCCCTCATCACTGAGCGTCAGCGACGTGCTCGTAGCTCTGATCATCACCTCTACATAGAGATAGCCAGCCGCACCCAGCACTATAGCGGCCATCATTCCCAATAGAATCGCTGAATAATTCAGGGTTCCCTTGGCCCAGCCGATCCCGACGAATAGAGTTCCAAAAGGGATGGCGATGCCCAAGATGAACGCGATCGCCCAATGCTTAGCCTCCGAGCGCGCTTCTTCTACGCAGCCCAGGAACGGGCGGAACTCACGACGGTCCATAACGCTGAATATAAACCACACCCGGCCGATTCGGAAGCCGGTGGGCCTGCACAGCGTGACGACCGCCGTTGGGTTCCCGCCTTCTTGCTTGATTAGGACGCGACAGAATCAGCGGCTATACTTCTGAAGGGTGCAGGGGGCTGGCCTTGAGAACACCCTTGTGGGTTGTTCTGATCGGCGTGGTTCAGGGCGCGTTGCTCGCCGAGGGGCAACTGCTGGCGGCTCGCAACGTTTGGCCGGTCGAGACCTTTACTGGCTTGATTATCTGGTTCACCCTCGTCGTCGGTCTTGGCTTTAGTCTGCAACTCCTCATCCGCTTTGTCGCCACGATCCGCTTTTGGCTGGTGTTCGGCACGGTCGCCCTGGTCCTCGGCGGACTGGCTTGGTATACGGGGCAGACCATCCCCTCACCGAAGCACGCCTCGCTCATCCTGAGGCCTTTCGCGTTTACGACCGGTATGGGCCTCTTGATCATCTTGACGGTGGCTCGAGCGAGGCTGGCGAGCGACGGTGTTCCGACCCGGTATCATGACCTCTTCGATCATGCGTTGGAGACCCTGTTCCTCGTGGCTTTGGCCGTCTGGTTTATCGCCACGTATGCGATCGGACTCCTCGTAATTGGCGTGTTTGTCCAAGCATGGCTGGTAGCGACAGGCATTTTGTCGTCCGTTTATATGCCGGTCTTGAAGGCCACGTTCCTATACCCCTTTGCCGGTCTGTTCTCAGGAATGGCGATTGCGCTGGGCCAAAGTTCGACGCACCTGATGCCAACGCTGCGCCATGCCCTGCTCAAGTCGTGTACCTGGAGCCTCCCCGTGCTCGCACTGGCCCAATTCGGCGTCGCGATCACTATGCTGGCGGTTTCTCAAGAATGGATGTTCCTTCCGTCGTCATTCAAATATTCGTCATTCAAATACCTTGTGTTCGTATGGGCAGCAGTGGCTCAGGTACTGACTCTTCTTGCAATCAACGGAGTGTATCAGGGTGGCGAAGCGACTGAGCCTCTGCCGCGCGTCACCCGAGGGTCGACTACGATTGTGATTATTCTGGGCCTCTTAAACTGCATGTTGTATCTGCAATGGCTGACGACCACGATCAGGGGGCCGGAATGGACCCTGGGACCCGCATGGATCAGTGTGTTCGAATTCCTCGTTGCACTCACTCTGACCGGATACCTCATTGCTGCTGTCGAGCGGAATCGACCGTGGATGCGGCTGGTGGCGCCGGTCAACGTTGCCGTGGCCTCGGTGATCGTCGTGCTTGCCGGGCTCATCAACACGCCGGTACTTGACCCCAAACGAATCGTGGTAGCCTACCAGCTCCATCGTGTGCTGGATAGCGCCCGTTTTCAGCCGTCGGTGCTCTTCTGGTCCGGCAGCTACGAGTTCTTCTCCCTGGGACAGGCAGGGCTCGATGCCGTGAGCCGACTGGCACGCGTCGAACAGCATCCGCGAGCCGAAACGATCCGGAGCATCGCGGGGAACGCGCTCAAAAATCTCCAGTGCGGCATGAAGCCGCTCCGCGGGTCCGGCGCGCCGGCCTCCACTCCTGAAGGAAACGGCCGCGTATATCTGGCGGCCCTGGACATAGCCTCGATCCCGCGCGTCGCAGAACTAGCTCGGTATTATCAGCAGGACCTCAACCTCTCGGTCGAGACCCTACTGGATGTTCCTCTGTTCGAAATCGCGGACGAGATAGGCGTCGCGTGGGACGACGATAGCGATCAGCTCGTGGCCGAAGAGGCGGTTACGCTCATGACCAGGCAGTTTGCGGTCGTGGCCGATGATCAGGATTCGATCTTGATCGGCCTGACCGTTCTTGACATGTACATTCGCGACTCCGCGTGGCGCTTCGCCTTTTCCTTCCGAGACCAAGACCGGTTCGCGATCGTCTCAAGCCATCGGATGGATCCCGCCACCTTCAGGGATGCCCCGAATGAGGAACTGTTGGTGCGACGCATTCGCAAGATGATAACGAAAAACATCGGCATGCTCTATTATCGGCTTCCCGAAAGCGAGTACCGGAACAGTGTGATGTGCGGACCAATCACGGATATCGAAGATCTAGATTTGATCGGCGAGCGTTTCTAGCGAGTTCTCAAGCCGAAACCAACGATATCTCCATTCTGATCCTGGGCCTCTCTGTCGCCAAATGACGCCCCGCATCGGGTGCGCGCGCTTCGTCTCTCAGCGGCCAGCGAAACGCACGTTGCATATCCCGACGTGAACCCCCGCACCGTTGACTCTCCGATCCACCATCGCGACAATAGAAAAACCTCCTCCGAACAGTGATACTGGGAGCGTACGGAGTGACGTGCAACAGGGCGCCGGAGGCGCGTTTCATGTCGATCAGAACGCTCGCTGCGATCACGCTGCTGGTCGTCGCGCCGTGGGGATGTGCGGGCGCGCCGGAGCCCGCCCCGGTGACGATTCCCCCTGAACGCGTGGAGCAACTCATTCGGGCGCTGTCGACCCCGGTCGATCGGCCCCCGATGCTGAAGGATCCGGTCGCGCACCCCTACTATCCGAAAGAAGTGATCCCCGACAAACGGCCAGGGCTGGTCCTGCTCAAAATCGACGTCGATGCCCAGGGTCGCGTGACTGCGGTCGAGGTGATCGAGTCCACGGCGTTGATCTTCGAGTCGCAAGCACGGCAGGCCGCTCGCCAATGGTCCTTCGAGCCCGCGCAACGGGACGGCGTGGCCGTGCCCGCCACGATCGTCGTACCTGTGGAGTTTAGCGAGAGAGAGTAAGCGTCTGGCGACTCACGAACGAGCCCTATCGCACGATCAGCGTGCCCTTCATCCCCGACTCATGATGGGACACCGGAACCTCCGCATCGCAGCGGAATCCAAATTCCCCCGCTTTCTTGGGTGTAAAGCGCAGCACCACCGTGGCACCCGGTAACACTTCGAGTTCCTCGACGCCATGAACGAGCGCAATCGTGCCC from Nitrospirota bacterium includes:
- a CDS encoding energy transducer TonB; its protein translation is MSIRTLAAITLLVVAPWGCAGAPEPAPVTIPPERVEQLIRALSTPVDRPPMLKDPVAHPYYPKEVIPDKRPGLVLLKIDVDAQGRVTAVEVIESTALIFESQARQAARQWSFEPAQRDGVAVPATIVVPVEFSERE